In a genomic window of Helianthus annuus cultivar XRQ/B chromosome 10, HanXRQr2.0-SUNRISE, whole genome shotgun sequence:
- the LOC110885675 gene encoding PHD finger protein ALFIN-LIKE 2, with amino-acid sequence MAMGSSPRTVEAIFKDYTARRAAILRALTYDVDEFYGICDPEKENLCLYGHPNESWEVSLPAEEVPPELPEPALGINFARDGMNRKDWLSLVAVHSDCWLLSVAFYLGARLNHNERKRLFSMINEMPTVFEVVAERKPLNEKPSAAESGSKAKGSTKRSSDGQVKSIQKPAADESSEDEEDEHGDTQCGSCGGNYNADEFWIGCDICERWYHGKCVRITPAKAESIKHYKCPSCSMKRGRP; translated from the exons atGGCAATGGGTTCCAGCCCTCGTACCGTTGAAGCCATTTTCAAAGATTACACCGCTCGTCGTGCCGCCATACTTCGTGCTTTGACATACG ATGTTGATGAATTCTATGGAATTTGTGACCCAG AAAAAGAGAATTTGTGTCTTTATGGGCATCCTAATGAAAGTTGGGAAGTGAGTCTGCCAGCAGAAGAAGTTCCACCAGAGCTTCCTGAGCCTGCTCTTGGAATCAACTTTGCGAGAGACGGTATGAACCGCAAAGATTGGCTCTCACTCGTTGCGGTCCATAGTGACTGTTGGCTGCTCTCTGTGGCTTTCTATCTTGGAGCCCGGCTTAACCATAATGAAAG GAAACGTCTGTTTAGCATGATTAACGAGATGCCAACCGTCTTTGAAGTTGTAGCAGAACGGAAACCCTTAAACGAGAAGCCTAGTGCAGCAGAGAGTGGAAGCAAAGCAAAAGGCAGCACAAAG AGATCAAGCGATGGGCAGGTGAAAAGCATCCAAAAGCCAGCAGCAGATGAGAGCTCCGAggatgaagaagatgaacatgGTGACACACAATGCGGCAGCTGTGGCGGAAACTACAATGCCGATGAGTTCTGGATCGGCTGTGACATTTGTGAAAGATGGTATCATGGCAAATGCGTAAGAATCACCCCAGCTAAGGCCGAAAGCATAAAGCATTATAAATGCCCGTCTTGCAGCATGAAACGGGGCAGGCCAtaa